One genomic segment of Flagellimonas marinaquae includes these proteins:
- a CDS encoding HEPN domain-containing protein, which translates to MTHGTNIPENFERAEELSELLDSILNIITIDRAFLSKKQIEGNTVYYFITLFVDVNNDPLPNEIRSLVAKKGKKHPDFRIRVYTENQSETGLERGALYFLEHCCLGKTVFAHPEGENIMDYSTMAYQTLMKRASRYHKSELAKVNAFANTADILIKEGDYAIATFNMHQAFELSFRFIEQMCIGRSMVTHSIISHINYCKHFFPTLQPFLESSGNESNELLLLLEHAYSVARYGNEFEITKVKTMAIQSQMKEFIQEVESIFQRHLDQCKDQIEGIGKDFDKAFPKVNEITGNNNEASFIGQLKELEKMYFHALKPYLPEKGLYSTELITEGYCETSFMISNLIKICIVALENEYIPTRIVPQPHHNVSEVLGYILDLIPHDEMEFLDKVRKLLSEQKTTVAEESH; encoded by the coding sequence ATGACACATGGCACAAACATACCGGAAAACTTTGAAAGAGCAGAAGAGCTGTCCGAATTGCTCGACAGCATCCTGAACATCATTACCATTGACAGGGCCTTTCTATCTAAGAAACAAATCGAGGGAAACACCGTATATTATTTCATTACCCTTTTTGTGGATGTCAACAATGACCCACTTCCCAATGAGATCCGTTCACTGGTTGCAAAGAAAGGAAAGAAGCATCCTGATTTCAGGATAAGGGTCTACACGGAGAACCAATCCGAAACAGGCCTTGAAAGGGGAGCACTCTATTTCTTGGAACATTGCTGCCTCGGGAAGACCGTCTTTGCTCATCCCGAGGGGGAGAACATTATGGATTATTCAACCATGGCATATCAGACCCTCATGAAGAGGGCTTCTCGCTATCATAAATCGGAACTGGCAAAAGTAAATGCCTTTGCCAATACTGCGGACATCTTGATTAAGGAAGGGGATTATGCCATTGCCACCTTCAACATGCACCAGGCCTTTGAGCTTTCGTTCCGCTTCATTGAACAGATGTGTATAGGAAGGAGTATGGTTACGCATAGTATCATCAGCCATATCAACTACTGCAAACATTTCTTTCCCACCCTACAACCCTTTTTGGAATCTTCTGGAAATGAAAGCAATGAACTGTTGTTGCTGTTGGAACATGCCTATAGTGTTGCCCGTTATGGCAATGAGTTCGAGATCACAAAAGTAAAGACCATGGCCATCCAATCCCAAATGAAGGAATTTATTCAAGAAGTCGAATCCATTTTCCAAAGACACCTTGACCAGTGCAAAGACCAAATTGAGGGAATCGGAAAGGATTTTGATAAAGCATTTCCAAAAGTGAACGAGATCACAGGGAACAATAATGAGGCTTCGTTTATTGGTCAACTGAAGGAACTGGAAAAAATGTATTTCCATGCCTTGAAGCCCTACCTCCCTGAAAAGGGATTGTACAGCACCGAACTCATTACCGAAGGATACTGTGAAACCTCTTTTATGATCTCCAACCTAATAAAGATCTGCATCGTTGCATTGGAAAATGAATATATCCCTACGCGCATTGTTCCCCAACCCCACCACAATGTAAGTGAGGTTTTGGGATACATACTGGATTTGATACCCCATGATGAAATGGAATTCTTGGACAAGGTCAGAAAACTGCTTTCGGAACAAAAGACAACTGTTGCCGAAGAATCCCATTGA
- a CDS encoding helix-turn-helix domain-containing protein has product MQTKTKNNHIGRKISRIRELRGMKQETLAEELGISQQAVSNIENSEKVDDVKLEEIAKALGVTKEGIENFSEENVLNIISNTFTSNDSSTINAINVQPNFNPLDKVVELYERLVQAEKDKVAYLEKLLNKK; this is encoded by the coding sequence ATGCAGACAAAGACCAAGAACAACCATATAGGCAGAAAGATCAGTAGGATCAGGGAACTCCGTGGAATGAAACAAGAAACCCTTGCCGAAGAATTGGGCATAAGCCAACAGGCAGTATCAAACATAGAGAACAGTGAAAAGGTAGATGATGTGAAACTGGAAGAAATTGCCAAGGCATTGGGGGTCACCAAAGAAGGTATTGAAAATTTTTCGGAAGAGAATGTTCTGAACATTATTTCAAACACTTTTACCAGTAACGACAGTTCAACAATCAACGCAATTAATGTTCAACCAAATTTTAATCCATTGGATAAAGTGGTTGAGTTATATGAACGACTTGTTCAAGCTGAAAAGGATAAGGTCGCTTACTTGGAAAAGCTTTTAAATAAAAAGTGA
- a CDS encoding WG repeat-containing protein gives MRIVLLVIILLPIIHSCKPKAKSQPKEQSFSRIHKDGSWGYIDNNGDTLIPLDKYEFLNPIDAEGMILAHSSGKSGYINIHQDTLIDFIYEHLGVFSNGLAPAKKNGKWGFLDRTGNIIISHKFDNESYFYKCGLASAKVNGKWGFIDRSGNTVVPIIYDGARYTKIDSLVCLRMGQKWAFFSCNGQQLTDFQYDSLTGGLHNQHNYTYFKNGPCLVSIEGKFGYIDENFEPILPFGKFEKYNAFDGSKRAIVKTSSKFGLIDREGQFILMPKYDTIESFPYPLGRYKLRFGGLYGILDATADQILPLTYRSITPNYFKNDSVTIGTLILKDDNGKFGVTDHNGTPLIPMTYDSIDKFQEVNGESYGIVRRDGKYGVIDSKNRAVIPIENDFIYSDRWMEYLIVEKQGSFGLYTKGGKEILPPQYDYLRPCYYDKNNRFIAGQYGKLGLISKEGKTIIPFEYDYISNWVEYGPNEHFVVKDGKHGLIDRDGKTTVPPEYDQIIYNNPTLIKVERDGRFGTIDRKNNIIHPIKYEKMYWEWPYITGRPLDTIFVKYNGVYFATDTQANIIDMEISEKFIEEKFRYLSN, from the coding sequence ATGAGAATCGTTCTCCTTGTTATCATTCTACTTCCAATAATTCACAGTTGTAAGCCCAAGGCAAAGTCACAACCTAAAGAGCAATCCTTTTCAAGAATTCATAAGGACGGGTCATGGGGCTATATTGATAATAATGGGGATACCTTGATTCCACTGGACAAGTACGAGTTTTTAAACCCAATCGATGCCGAGGGGATGATATTGGCGCACAGCTCTGGGAAGTCAGGTTATATCAATATCCATCAGGACACACTCATCGATTTCATATATGAACATCTGGGGGTCTTTTCAAATGGTCTGGCTCCGGCCAAAAAAAATGGTAAGTGGGGTTTCCTAGATCGTACAGGGAACATAATCATATCACATAAATTCGATAACGAGAGCTACTTTTATAAATGTGGGCTTGCATCGGCCAAAGTGAATGGAAAATGGGGATTTATCGATCGATCGGGAAATACTGTGGTGCCAATCATCTATGATGGCGCTCGGTACACTAAAATTGATAGTCTGGTCTGTCTACGGATGGGTCAAAAATGGGCTTTCTTCTCCTGTAATGGACAACAATTAACGGATTTCCAATATGATTCATTAACAGGAGGATTGCACAACCAACATAATTATACCTATTTCAAGAACGGTCCGTGTTTGGTAAGTATTGAGGGAAAGTTCGGCTATATCGATGAAAATTTTGAACCAATTCTTCCCTTTGGCAAATTTGAAAAGTACAACGCATTTGATGGCTCAAAAAGGGCCATTGTAAAGACTTCCTCAAAGTTTGGCCTGATCGATCGGGAGGGACAATTTATTCTCATGCCAAAATATGACACCATAGAAAGCTTCCCGTATCCACTAGGGAGATATAAGCTTAGATTTGGTGGATTGTACGGAATATTGGACGCAACCGCAGACCAAATATTGCCGCTTACTTATAGGTCCATAACTCCAAACTATTTCAAGAACGATTCCGTAACCATCGGTACACTGATCTTAAAAGATGACAATGGAAAATTTGGTGTGACCGACCACAATGGAACGCCATTGATACCTATGACATATGATTCCATAGATAAGTTCCAAGAAGTCAATGGTGAAAGTTATGGCATAGTACGCCGCGATGGAAAATATGGTGTCATCGATTCAAAAAACAGGGCGGTCATCCCTATCGAGAATGACTTTATTTATTCGGATAGGTGGATGGAATATTTGATTGTGGAAAAGCAGGGATCCTTTGGTCTCTATACCAAAGGTGGCAAAGAAATTCTCCCTCCCCAATACGACTATCTCAGACCGTGTTATTATGATAAAAACAACAGGTTTATTGCGGGTCAATATGGGAAACTTGGGTTGATCTCCAAAGAAGGGAAAACCATCATACCCTTTGAATATGACTATATTTCAAACTGGGTGGAATACGGTCCAAACGAACATTTTGTGGTAAAGGATGGAAAACACGGTCTTATCGATCGAGATGGGAAGACCACAGTACCACCGGAGTATGACCAAATTATCTACAATAACCCAACATTGATCAAGGTGGAACGTGACGGACGATTTGGTACAATTGACCGAAAAAACAATATAATACACCCAATTAAATATGAGAAAATGTATTGGGAATGGCCTTATATTACAGGACGTCCTCTGGATACCATATTTGTAAAATACAACGGAGTATATTTTGCTACGGATACCCAAGCCAATATCATCGATATGGAAATATCGGAGAAATTTATAGAAGAAAAGTTTCGATACCTATCCAATTGA
- a CDS encoding DUF2806 domain-containing protein — protein sequence MSSESLSELGKLSEPITKLIDSITCAVSVLYEPTRIRKKAKAEAEAIKTIAKAKVDALVISDKNIRQYYLELEEEILLREHRKKTNRDLIAGQAAMELMGKQVDDNPVDKDWIIQFFESAEDVSSEEMQVIWARLLAGEVKRPGTFSKRAIHALKLMSTREAQALKALVEYSIKNEMGEFLLPTSYMGEYFKERFGDYAYRKQGAYLDHLNLITVYNFPATMVFPIKDNEFSFSLLNRKVTVGLGKPAGDFKMQTQGQKFTSFGKELALLVTGDYDEDYLKALCTRIQEVLKERGFPSTAIEINQEPTV from the coding sequence ATGTCAAGCGAATCCTTGTCAGAACTTGGTAAGTTATCAGAACCGATAACCAAATTAATTGACTCCATCACCTGTGCTGTATCGGTTTTGTATGAACCGACCAGAATTAGAAAGAAAGCAAAGGCCGAAGCGGAGGCCATTAAAACCATTGCTAAAGCAAAGGTAGATGCGCTTGTAATTAGTGATAAGAATATAAGACAATACTATCTGGAATTAGAGGAGGAAATACTGTTGCGAGAACATAGGAAGAAAACCAATAGAGATTTAATTGCTGGACAAGCGGCAATGGAATTAATGGGAAAACAAGTTGATGATAACCCCGTTGATAAAGATTGGATAATACAGTTTTTTGAGTCTGCAGAAGATGTTTCCAGTGAAGAAATGCAAGTTATTTGGGCAAGATTACTTGCGGGAGAGGTAAAGAGGCCTGGGACATTTTCCAAAAGGGCCATTCACGCTTTGAAACTTATGTCAACCAGGGAAGCGCAAGCCCTTAAGGCTTTAGTCGAATACTCCATAAAAAATGAAATGGGTGAATTCCTATTACCAACCAGTTATATGGGGGAATATTTCAAGGAAAGATTCGGTGATTATGCTTATAGAAAACAAGGGGCCTATTTGGATCACCTAAACCTTATAACAGTTTATAATTTTCCTGCTACCATGGTTTTCCCAATAAAAGATAATGAGTTTTCATTTTCCCTTTTAAATCGAAAAGTCACAGTTGGACTTGGTAAGCCAGCAGGAGACTTTAAGATGCAAACACAGGGTCAGAAATTCACTTCTTTCGGGAAGGAATTAGCCTTGTTAGTTACTGGAGATTATGATGAGGATTACTTAAAAGCTCTTTGTACTAGAATTCAAGAAGTTCTCAAAGAAAGGGGATTTCCTTCAACGGCAATTGAGATTAACCAAGAGCCCACTGTTTAA